In Pseudomonas sp. MTM4, one genomic interval encodes:
- a CDS encoding HugZ family protein yields the protein MSTEAVKHARQLLLKEYRGVLSTHSVAMPGFPFGSSVPYCLTENGWPLILISRIAQHTKNLKADPRCSLLVAERGVEDVQANGRLTVLAEARQLDDASAIDAAAARYYRYFPESRDYHRAHDFDFWSLQPVRWRYIGGFGAIHWLDDVALSNPFARAGDAESGMLEHMNDDHAAAIAHYVERAGLPSAPAAQMVGIDSEGFHLRIGQAIHWLAFPDTCDNPGAVRQALVAMARR from the coding sequence GTGAGCACTGAAGCCGTCAAGCATGCCCGACAACTCCTGCTCAAGGAATACCGTGGCGTGCTCTCGACGCACTCCGTAGCGATGCCCGGATTTCCCTTCGGCTCCTCGGTGCCCTATTGCCTGACCGAGAACGGGTGGCCGCTGATTCTGATCAGCCGAATCGCCCAGCACACGAAAAATCTCAAGGCTGATCCGCGCTGTTCGTTGCTGGTGGCCGAGCGCGGCGTCGAAGATGTACAGGCCAACGGGCGCCTCACCGTATTGGCCGAGGCGCGCCAGCTCGACGATGCTTCAGCCATCGACGCAGCGGCGGCGCGTTACTACCGTTACTTTCCCGAATCGCGCGACTACCACAGGGCGCACGACTTCGATTTCTGGAGCCTGCAGCCGGTTCGCTGGCGCTACATTGGCGGCTTTGGTGCGATTCACTGGCTGGACGATGTGGCGCTGAGCAATCCGTTCGCTCGGGCCGGCGACGCCGAGAGCGGAATGCTCGAGCATATGAATGACGACCATGCCGCAGCCATCGCCCATTACGTTGAGCGGGCTGGGTTGCCATCCGCGCCTGCTGCGCAGATGGTTGGCATCGACAGCGAAGGTTTTCACCTTCGCATCGGCCAGGCCATTCACTGGCTGGCGTTTCCAGACACCTGCGACAACCCGGGTGCGGTGCGCCAGGCACTGGTCGCCATGGCGCGCCGCTGA
- a CDS encoding FxsA family protein: MRIFLLLFLLFPLAELALLIQVGSSIGVLPTILLLIISGMAGILLLRLAGFATAWRARERLARGELPEREMLQGLMMAVAGGLLFLPGFLSDIIALLVLFPPSRKLFLAFVGRRVEAQAQRRRAFADDLRQQQERQAGPQRPNVIEGEWERRDK; encoded by the coding sequence ATGCGTATTTTCTTACTGCTGTTTCTCCTATTCCCGCTAGCCGAGCTGGCATTGCTGATTCAGGTCGGCAGCTCGATCGGTGTGCTGCCGACCATTCTGTTGCTGATCATCAGCGGTATGGCCGGCATTCTGTTGTTGCGTCTGGCAGGTTTCGCCACCGCCTGGCGTGCGCGCGAGCGGCTGGCGCGTGGCGAGCTGCCGGAGCGTGAAATGCTTCAGGGGCTGATGATGGCCGTCGCGGGCGGTTTGCTGTTCCTGCCCGGATTCCTCAGTGACATCATCGCGTTGCTGGTGCTGTTTCCGCCATCGCGCAAGCTGTTTCTCGCCTTCGTTGGCCGCCGTGTCGAGGCCCAGGCCCAGCGTCGTCGAGCCTTTGCCGATGACCTGCGCCAGCAGCAGGAGCGTCAAGCCGGGCCACAGCGTCCCAATGTCATCGAGGGCGAATGGGAGCGTCGCGACAAGTAA
- a CDS encoding co-chaperone GroES, whose amino-acid sequence MKLRPLHDRVVIRRSEEETKTAGGIVLPGSAAEKPNRGEIVAVGTGRVLDNGEVRALAVKVGDQVVFGPYSGSNTVKVDGEDLLVMSENEILAVVEA is encoded by the coding sequence ATGAAGCTTCGTCCTCTGCATGACCGCGTCGTGATTCGCCGCAGCGAAGAAGAAACCAAGACCGCAGGCGGCATCGTGCTGCCGGGCTCCGCTGCCGAAAAGCCGAACCGTGGCGAAATCGTCGCAGTTGGTACTGGCCGCGTTCTGGATAACGGCGAAGTACGTGCGCTGGCCGTCAAGGTTGGCGATCAGGTCGTATTCGGCCCTTACTCCGGCAGCAACACCGTCAAGGTCGACGGTGAAGACCTGCTGGTAATGAGCGAGAACGAAATCCTCGCCGTCGTCGAAGCCTGA
- the groL gene encoding chaperonin GroEL (60 kDa chaperone family; promotes refolding of misfolded polypeptides especially under stressful conditions; forms two stacked rings of heptamers to form a barrel-shaped 14mer; ends can be capped by GroES; misfolded proteins enter the barrel where they are refolded when GroES binds) → MAAKEVKFGDSARKKMLTGVNVLADAVKATLGPKGRNVVLEKSFGAPTITKDGVSVAKEIELKCRFENMGAQLVKDVASKANDEAGDGTTTATVLAQAIVNEGLKAVAAGMNPMDLKRGIDKATIAVVAELKNLAKPCTDFKAIAQVGTISANSDSSIGAIIAEAMEKVGKEGVITVEEGSGLENELSVVEGMQFDRGYLSPYFINKPDTMVAELDSPLLLLVDKKISNIRELLPVLEGVAKAGRPLLIVAEDVEGEALATLVVNNMRGIVKVAAVKAPGFGDRRKAMLQDIAILTGGTVISEEVGLSLETATLEHLGNAKRVVLNKENTTIIDGAGQQVDIEARVAQIRKQVEDTTSDYDKEKLQERLAKLAGGVAVIKVGAGTEVEMKEKKARVEDALHATRAAVEEGVVPGGGVALVRALQAISELKGENEDQNVGIALLRRAVEAPLRQIVANAGGEPSVVVDKVKQGEGNYGFNAASDTYGDMIEMGILDPAKVTRSALQAAASIGGLMVTTEAMVAESIDDKAAPAMPDMGGMGGMGGMGGMM, encoded by the coding sequence ATGGCTGCTAAAGAAGTTAAGTTCGGCGACTCCGCTCGCAAGAAGATGCTCACCGGCGTCAACGTCCTGGCTGACGCGGTAAAAGCGACCCTCGGTCCGAAAGGCCGTAACGTCGTTCTGGAAAAGAGCTTCGGCGCTCCGACCATCACCAAAGACGGCGTTTCCGTTGCCAAGGAAATCGAGCTGAAATGCCGTTTCGAGAACATGGGCGCGCAGCTGGTCAAGGACGTTGCGTCCAAGGCCAACGACGAAGCCGGTGACGGCACCACTACCGCTACCGTTCTGGCTCAAGCCATCGTCAACGAAGGCCTGAAAGCCGTCGCTGCCGGCATGAATCCGATGGACCTCAAGCGCGGCATCGACAAGGCGACCATCGCCGTTGTTGCCGAGCTTAAGAACCTGGCCAAGCCTTGCACTGACTTCAAGGCCATTGCCCAGGTCGGCACCATCTCCGCCAACTCCGACAGCTCCATCGGCGCCATCATCGCCGAAGCCATGGAAAAGGTCGGTAAAGAAGGCGTCATCACCGTTGAAGAAGGCTCGGGCCTGGAAAACGAACTGTCCGTCGTAGAAGGCATGCAGTTCGACCGCGGTTACCTGTCCCCTTACTTCATCAACAAGCCGGACACCATGGTTGCCGAACTCGACAGCCCGCTGCTGCTGCTGGTCGACAAGAAGATCTCCAACATCCGCGAACTGCTGCCGGTACTGGAAGGCGTGGCCAAGGCCGGTCGTCCGCTGCTGATCGTTGCTGAAGACGTCGAAGGCGAAGCCCTCGCTACGCTGGTCGTCAACAACATGCGCGGCATCGTCAAGGTTGCTGCCGTCAAGGCGCCTGGCTTCGGCGACCGCCGCAAGGCCATGCTGCAGGACATTGCCATCCTGACTGGCGGTACCGTGATTTCCGAAGAAGTCGGCCTGAGCCTGGAAACCGCTACCCTGGAGCACCTGGGTAACGCCAAGCGCGTCGTGCTGAACAAAGAAAACACCACCATCATCGATGGTGCTGGTCAGCAGGTCGACATCGAAGCCCGCGTTGCGCAGATCCGCAAGCAGGTCGAAGACACCACGTCCGACTACGACAAAGAGAAGCTGCAAGAGCGTCTGGCCAAGCTGGCTGGCGGTGTTGCCGTGATCAAGGTCGGTGCCGGTACCGAAGTCGAGATGAAAGAGAAGAAGGCCCGCGTCGAAGACGCCCTGCACGCCACTCGTGCAGCCGTTGAAGAAGGCGTGGTACCTGGCGGCGGCGTGGCCCTGGTGCGTGCGCTGCAGGCCATCTCCGAGCTCAAGGGCGAGAACGAAGACCAGAACGTCGGTATCGCACTGCTGCGTCGCGCTGTTGAAGCGCCGCTGCGCCAGATCGTTGCCAACGCTGGTGGTGAGCCAAGCGTCGTAGTTGACAAGGTCAAGCAGGGCGAAGGCAACTACGGCTTCAACGCGGCGTCCGACACCTACGGCGACATGATCGAGATGGGCATCCTCGATCCGGCCAAGGTTACCCGTTCCGCGCTGCAGGCTGCTGCCTCCATCGGCGGTCTGATGGTCACCACCGAAGCCATGGTCGCCGAAAGCATCGACGACAAGGCTGCTCCAGCCATGCCGGACATGGGTGGCATGGGTGGTATGGGTGGTATGGGCGGCATGATGTAA
- a CDS encoding DUF2845 domain-containing protein, whose product MKRAALIPVLGAFFLGQAYAATMRCDGGLIATGAGSFEVLTKCGEPYDKEIVAPATRPDGNPARGSVTVETWIYGPNNGAHRFLRFIDGQLVKIETRRL is encoded by the coding sequence ATGAAACGCGCGGCGCTTATCCCAGTGTTAGGCGCGTTTTTTCTTGGACAAGCCTATGCAGCAACCATGCGCTGTGACGGCGGACTCATTGCCACAGGCGCAGGTTCGTTTGAAGTGCTGACCAAATGCGGCGAGCCTTACGACAAGGAAATCGTGGCGCCTGCAACCCGGCCTGACGGGAATCCGGCAAGGGGATCTGTGACTGTGGAGACATGGATTTATGGTCCAAATAATGGGGCGCATCGCTTCCTGCGCTTTATCGACGGGCAATTAGTCAAGATCGAAACCCGGCGGTTATAG
- a CDS encoding multidrug efflux RND transporter permease subunit has translation MAFTDPFIRRPVLASVVSLLIVLLGFQAFNSLVIRQYPQMESALITVTTAYPGANAETIQGYITQPLQQSLASAEGVDYMTSVSRQNLSVISVYARIGADTDRLYTELLSQANSVKNQLPQNAEDPVLNKQAADSTALMYISFYSEQLSNPQITDYLSRVIQPKLATLPGMAEAEILGNQVFAMRLWLDPVKLAAHGLSASDVNEAVRQYNFLSAAGEVKGQYVVTSINANTDLKTPEAFAAIPLKTQGDSRVLLGDVARVEMGAESYNAISSFDGIPSVYIGVKSTPSANPLDVIREVRAVMPEIESQLPPNLKVTIAYDATRFIQASIDEVVKTLAEAVVIVIIVVFLFLGSLRSVLIPVVTIPLSMIGVMFFMQTMGYSINLLTLLAMVLAIGLVVDDAIVVVENIHRHIEQGKTPFQAAIDGAREIAMPVVSMTVTLAAVYAPIGFLQGLTGALFQEFALTLAGAVLISGIVALTLSPMMCSRLLRHEENSTGLAHRLDMLFDRLKLRYQRALHGTLNTRPVVLVFAVIVLGLIPVLLTFTESELAPEEDQGIIFMMASAPQTTNLDYLNAYTDQFLEIFKSFPEYYSWFQINGFDGVQSGIGGFLMKPWDERERTQMEVLPEVQAKLDSIPGLQVFGFNLPSLPGTGEGLPFQFVINTASDYESLLQVTERIKERAEASGKFAFLDVDLAFDKPEIVVDIDREKAAQMGVTMEDLGVTLATLLGESEINRFTIEGRSYKVIAQVERAYRDNPGWLKNYYVKNDQGEMVPLSTLIKIHDRARPTQLKQFQQLNAATIQGFPIVSMGEAIDTLLSIAQEEAPQGFTFDYAGASRQYIQEGTALYTTFALALAVIFLVLAAQFESFRDPLVILITVPLSICGALVPLFLGLSTMNIYTQVGLVTLIGLISKHGIMIVEFANQLRREQGMSRREAVEEAAAIRLRPVLMTTAATVFGMVPLILASGAGAVSRFDIGTVIATGMTIGTLFTLFVLPAVYTVLASPERTA, from the coding sequence ATGGCTTTTACCGACCCATTCATTCGCCGCCCGGTGCTGGCCAGCGTGGTCAGCCTGCTGATCGTGCTGCTCGGCTTCCAGGCGTTCAACAGCCTGGTGATTCGTCAGTATCCGCAGATGGAAAGCGCGCTGATCACGGTGACCACCGCCTATCCCGGCGCCAACGCCGAAACGATTCAGGGCTATATCACCCAACCACTGCAGCAGAGTCTGGCCAGCGCCGAAGGCGTGGATTACATGACCTCGGTGAGCCGGCAGAACCTGTCGGTCATCTCGGTTTATGCGCGCATCGGCGCCGACACTGACCGGCTCTACACCGAGCTGTTGAGCCAGGCCAACTCGGTAAAGAACCAGCTGCCGCAGAACGCCGAAGACCCGGTGCTGAACAAGCAGGCCGCCGACTCGACCGCGCTCATGTACATCAGCTTCTACAGCGAGCAGCTGAGCAATCCGCAAATCACCGATTACCTATCGCGGGTGATTCAGCCGAAGCTGGCCACCCTGCCCGGCATGGCCGAGGCGGAGATTCTCGGCAATCAGGTCTTCGCCATGCGGCTTTGGCTGGACCCGGTGAAACTCGCCGCCCATGGCCTGTCCGCAAGCGACGTGAACGAGGCGGTGCGTCAATACAACTTCCTTTCCGCTGCCGGCGAGGTGAAAGGCCAATATGTCGTCACCAGCATCAATGCCAACACCGACCTGAAGACGCCGGAAGCCTTTGCGGCGATTCCGCTGAAAACCCAGGGCGACAGTCGCGTGCTGCTCGGCGATGTCGCACGGGTCGAAATGGGCGCCGAGAGCTATAACGCCATCAGCTCGTTCGACGGCATCCCATCGGTCTACATCGGCGTCAAGAGCACGCCGAGCGCCAACCCGCTGGATGTGATCCGCGAAGTGCGTGCAGTGATGCCGGAGATCGAATCGCAACTGCCACCGAATCTGAAGGTTACTATCGCCTATGACGCCACGCGTTTCATCCAGGCGTCCATTGATGAAGTGGTGAAAACCCTCGCCGAGGCGGTGGTCATCGTCATCATCGTTGTCTTCCTGTTCCTCGGCTCGCTGCGTTCGGTACTGATTCCGGTGGTGACCATTCCGCTGTCGATGATTGGCGTGATGTTCTTTATGCAGACCATGGGTTATTCGATCAACCTGCTGACGTTGCTAGCCATGGTGCTGGCGATCGGCCTGGTGGTGGACGACGCCATCGTCGTGGTCGAAAACATCCACCGACACATCGAACAAGGCAAGACACCCTTCCAGGCAGCCATCGACGGGGCGCGCGAGATCGCCATGCCGGTGGTCAGCATGACCGTCACCCTGGCGGCTGTGTATGCGCCCATCGGCTTTCTGCAAGGACTGACCGGCGCGCTGTTCCAGGAATTCGCACTGACGCTGGCCGGCGCGGTGCTGATTTCAGGCATTGTGGCGCTGACGTTGTCGCCCATGATGTGCTCGCGGCTGTTGCGTCATGAAGAGAACTCGACGGGCCTGGCGCACCGGCTGGACATGCTGTTCGACCGGCTGAAGCTGCGGTACCAGCGCGCCCTGCATGGCACGCTGAATACCCGCCCGGTGGTGCTGGTGTTCGCGGTGATCGTGCTCGGGCTGATTCCGGTTCTGCTCACATTCACCGAAAGCGAACTGGCTCCAGAAGAGGATCAAGGCATCATCTTCATGATGGCCAGCGCACCGCAAACGACCAACCTCGATTATCTGAACGCATATACCGACCAATTCCTGGAAATCTTCAAATCCTTCCCCGAGTACTACTCCTGGTTCCAGATCAACGGGTTCGACGGTGTCCAGAGCGGCATTGGCGGGTTTTTGATGAAGCCTTGGGATGAACGCGAGCGTACCCAGATGGAGGTATTGCCGGAGGTCCAGGCCAAGCTCGACAGCATTCCTGGCTTGCAGGTGTTCGGCTTCAACCTCCCATCCTTGCCCGGCACTGGCGAAGGCCTTCCCTTTCAGTTCGTGATCAACACCGCGAGCGACTACGAGTCGCTTCTGCAGGTCACCGAGCGCATCAAGGAAAGAGCCGAAGCGTCCGGCAAGTTCGCCTTCCTCGACGTGGATCTGGCGTTCGACAAACCCGAAATCGTCGTCGATATCGACCGCGAAAAGGCCGCGCAAATGGGCGTAACGATGGAAGACCTTGGCGTGACGCTTGCCACCTTGCTCGGCGAAAGCGAGATCAACCGCTTCACCATCGAGGGTCGCAGTTACAAGGTGATCGCCCAGGTCGAAAGAGCCTACCGGGACAATCCCGGCTGGCTGAAGAACTACTACGTGAAGAACGACCAGGGCGAGATGGTGCCCTTGTCGACGCTGATCAAGATCCATGACCGGGCCCGGCCGACGCAGTTGAAGCAGTTCCAGCAGCTCAACGCCGCGACGATACAGGGCTTCCCGATCGTCAGCATGGGCGAGGCCATCGACACGCTGCTCAGCATCGCTCAAGAAGAAGCGCCGCAGGGATTCACCTTCGATTACGCCGGTGCGTCGCGCCAGTACATTCAGGAGGGGACCGCCCTGTACACGACTTTCGCTCTCGCGCTGGCCGTTATCTTCTTGGTGCTGGCGGCGCAGTTCGAGAGCTTCCGCGATCCGCTGGTGATTCTGATCACGGTGCCGCTGTCGATCTGTGGCGCGCTGGTGCCGCTCTTTCTCGGCCTGTCGACCATGAACATCTATACCCAGGTCGGACTGGTGACGCTGATCGGGCTGATCAGCAAGCACGGCATCATGATCGTCGAGTTCGCCAATCAGCTACGCCGCGAGCAGGGTATGAGCCGCCGCGAAGCGGTAGAAGAAGCGGCAGCGATTCGACTGAGACCGGTCCTGATGACGACGGCAGCAACGGTATTCGGCATGGTTCCGCTGATCCTGGCCAGTGGTGCCGGAGCCGTCAGCCGCTTCGACATCGGAACGGTGATCGCCACGGGCATGACCATCGGCACACTTTTCACGCTATTCGTTCTGCCGGCCGTCTATACGGTATTGGCAAGCCCGGAAAGGACAGCTTGA
- a CDS encoding efflux RND transporter periplasmic adaptor subunit, with product MLRRMLLMLGAVIVVVLILAAIKFNSIYTQIQQFKAPKPPVNVEVVESRRQPWQRQLSAIGTLTAFQGIDLSVEVVGTVSDVQFRSGEKVNKGQPIVLLDSEIEQASLIAAEADLHLAKVEFERARSLVDRQAISRSEYDRLNAESQKAAATVAQLKASLAKKRTLAPFSGTIGIRQVDVGDFVAAGTPIATLQDLSTLFVDFYVAEQQVPSLAIGLPVHIQVPAFPGERFTGNLVALNPKVDVTTRNIQVRAELANPGERLLPGMFADLQVLLPDDEPQVVVPETAITYTLYGNSVLLVKEGQAPEPEEGDEAPERNEPYLVVERRFVETGERRDGRVVILDGLDAGEQVVIAGQLKLDTGTHVAIADKRTLELEPNNGSDAR from the coding sequence ATGTTGCGCCGCATGCTGCTCATGCTGGGCGCGGTGATTGTCGTTGTATTGATTCTCGCCGCCATCAAGTTCAATTCCATCTACACGCAGATCCAACAGTTCAAGGCCCCGAAGCCGCCCGTCAACGTCGAGGTCGTGGAGTCGCGCCGACAGCCGTGGCAACGCCAACTTTCGGCGATCGGCACGCTCACGGCTTTCCAGGGCATCGATCTATCCGTAGAGGTCGTCGGCACCGTCAGCGACGTACAGTTCCGCTCGGGCGAAAAGGTCAACAAGGGTCAGCCAATCGTTCTGCTCGACAGTGAAATCGAACAGGCGAGCCTGATTGCCGCCGAAGCCGATCTGCATCTGGCGAAAGTGGAGTTCGAGCGAGCGCGCAGCCTGGTCGACCGCCAAGCCATATCACGCAGCGAATACGATCGGCTCAATGCCGAATCGCAGAAAGCAGCGGCCACGGTCGCACAGCTGAAGGCCAGCCTGGCGAAGAAACGCACTCTTGCGCCCTTTTCCGGAACCATCGGCATTCGACAGGTGGACGTTGGTGACTTCGTCGCCGCCGGTACGCCGATCGCGACGCTACAGGACCTGTCCACCTTGTTCGTCGACTTCTACGTGGCCGAACAACAGGTGCCCTCGCTCGCCATCGGCCTGCCTGTGCACATCCAGGTGCCGGCTTTTCCCGGCGAGCGGTTCACGGGCAACCTCGTCGCCCTGAATCCCAAGGTGGACGTCACCACCCGCAACATCCAGGTGCGCGCGGAGCTGGCCAATCCCGGTGAGCGGCTGCTGCCCGGCATGTTCGCGGACCTGCAGGTGCTGTTGCCGGACGACGAGCCCCAGGTCGTTGTGCCGGAAACTGCCATCACCTACACGCTGTACGGCAATTCGGTGCTGCTGGTAAAGGAAGGCCAGGCGCCCGAACCCGAGGAAGGCGACGAAGCGCCCGAGCGCAACGAACCTTATCTAGTGGTAGAACGTCGCTTCGTCGAAACCGGTGAGCGGCGCGACGGCCGCGTGGTGATACTCGACGGACTCGATGCCGGCGAACAGGTGGTGATTGCCGGCCAGCTCAAGCTGGACACAGGCACTCACGTGGCCATCGCCGACAAGCGCACGCTCGAACTCGAGCCGAACAACGGCTCCGACGCCCGCTGA
- a CDS encoding methyl-accepting chemotaxis protein, which translates to MVIAGALVALLSLWLVNRQLINPIRHLIDHIAKLSQGNFSEHVDTSRTDELGRLAAAANILRDFLADTFTRLQRSTSDLDNASGELNAIAALMGQGTREQFSRTDQVATAMHEMSATAQEVARHAADAARAADAADHSAQQGESMMRSTIQTITHMRGEISNTADVIRRLEADSGRIGKVLEVIRGIADQTNLLALNAAIEAARAGDAGRGFAVVADEVRTLARRTADSTAEIHQIIDTVQTGAVDAVRAIENGQSRSDEGVERVTEAGSMLQRITLEVEAIRDMNRQIATAAEEQTSVAEDISRNLTEITAIATTNQSNVERTEKASQNLHGLSAQLSEVTHRLAG; encoded by the coding sequence ATGGTCATCGCTGGCGCGCTGGTCGCGCTTCTCAGCCTGTGGCTAGTCAATCGCCAATTGATTAACCCGATCCGTCATCTGATCGACCACATCGCCAAACTCAGCCAGGGCAACTTCAGCGAACACGTCGACACCAGCCGTACCGACGAACTAGGACGTCTAGCAGCGGCCGCGAACATTCTGCGTGACTTTCTCGCTGATACATTCACCCGCCTGCAGCGCAGCACCTCGGACCTAGACAATGCCAGCGGCGAACTGAACGCCATCGCGGCGCTGATGGGCCAAGGCACCCGCGAACAGTTCTCTCGCACCGATCAGGTCGCAACCGCCATGCACGAAATGTCCGCTACGGCTCAAGAAGTGGCACGCCACGCCGCTGACGCCGCGCGCGCCGCAGACGCTGCCGACCACTCGGCGCAGCAGGGCGAAAGCATGATGCGCTCGACCATTCAGACGATCACCCACATGCGTGGCGAGATCAGCAATACGGCCGACGTCATTCGCCGTCTGGAGGCTGACAGTGGTCGAATCGGCAAGGTATTGGAGGTCATACGCGGCATCGCCGATCAAACCAATCTGCTGGCCCTGAACGCCGCCATCGAAGCGGCACGGGCTGGCGACGCGGGCCGTGGATTCGCCGTCGTGGCCGACGAAGTGCGCACGCTGGCCCGGCGCACGGCCGACTCCACCGCCGAGATTCACCAGATCATCGATACAGTGCAGACCGGCGCGGTGGATGCAGTGCGCGCGATCGAAAACGGCCAGAGCCGTAGCGATGAAGGAGTCGAGCGGGTGACCGAAGCGGGCAGCATGCTTCAACGCATCACGCTGGAAGTCGAAGCGATTCGCGATATGAACCGGCAGATCGCCACCGCTGCCGAGGAACAAACCTCTGTGGCGGAAGACATCTCACGCAACCTCACCGAGATCACCGCAATCGCCACCACCAATCAGAGCAACGTCGAGCGCACCGAAAAAGCCAGCCAGAACCTGCACGGCTTGTCGGCGCAGCTCAGTGAAGTGACTCACCGTCTCGCAGGCTGA
- a CDS encoding DUF1513 domain-containing protein: MKRRAFLGLGGAVVAASAVGGWTLTRHSAQPLLLSARDDADGRHYAVGYRLDGSRVFATPVNERCHDVYVHPHLPLAVFVGRRPSRESYLIDSRDGTLLQVIASPPDRHFYGHGVFHASGDLFYATENDTTDAGRGVIGIYRVEERRLVREGEHSSHGIGPHQLLWMPDGETLVIANGGIRTEADSREMMNLDAMEPSLVLLHRDGTLISKEQLPEQMNSVRHLAVGEDGTVVSGQQYEGDPMDAVPLLAIKRPGEAFQAFPLGEAQRQTMNQYTASLAINDPLRLLAVTAPRGNKVFIWDLDSAALREEIHLPDCAGVAAVEQGFVVSSGQGRCRLVDCQGERFVSSPLQLPAGLWDNHLRLV, from the coding sequence ATGAAACGTAGAGCCTTTCTCGGACTGGGCGGTGCCGTGGTCGCAGCCTCCGCCGTCGGTGGCTGGACACTGACCCGCCACAGCGCGCAACCACTGCTGCTCTCGGCGCGCGACGATGCCGATGGCCGTCATTACGCGGTCGGCTATCGGCTCGACGGCAGCCGCGTGTTCGCCACGCCGGTCAATGAGCGTTGCCATGACGTTTATGTCCATCCGCATCTGCCGCTGGCGGTCTTCGTCGGGCGCAGGCCGAGCCGCGAAAGCTATCTGATCGACAGCCGGGACGGCACCCTGCTACAGGTCATCGCCTCGCCACCCGACCGCCACTTCTATGGGCACGGCGTGTTTCATGCCAGCGGCGACCTGTTCTACGCCACTGAGAACGACACCACCGATGCCGGTCGCGGAGTGATTGGCATCTACCGCGTAGAGGAGCGCCGGCTGGTCCGCGAAGGCGAACACTCCAGCCATGGCATCGGCCCGCATCAGCTGCTGTGGATGCCCGACGGCGAGACCCTGGTGATTGCCAATGGCGGCATCCGCACCGAGGCCGACAGTCGCGAGATGATGAATCTCGATGCCATGGAGCCGAGCTTGGTGCTGCTCCATCGCGACGGTACGCTGATCAGCAAGGAGCAGCTGCCCGAGCAGATGAACAGCGTGCGTCACCTTGCGGTTGGCGAGGACGGCACTGTGGTTTCCGGCCAGCAGTACGAAGGCGATCCCATGGATGCGGTCCCGCTGCTAGCGATCAAGCGTCCCGGTGAGGCGTTCCAGGCGTTCCCGCTGGGTGAAGCGCAGCGCCAGACGATGAACCAGTACACCGCCAGCCTGGCGATCAATGACCCGCTGCGCCTGCTGGCCGTGACGGCGCCGCGCGGCAATAAGGTCTTCATCTGGGATCTGGACAGTGCTGCGCTGCGCGAAGAAATTCACCTGCCCGATTGCGCCGGCGTCGCGGCGGTCGAACAGGGCTTCGTGGTGAGTTCGGGACAAGGTCGTTGCCGATTGGTCGACTGCCAGGGCGAGCGCTTCGTCAGTAGCCCGCTGCAACTACCGGCAGGGCTCTGGGACAACCATTTGCGCCTGGTCTGA